Proteins from a single region of Hordeum vulgare subsp. vulgare chromosome 6H, MorexV3_pseudomolecules_assembly, whole genome shotgun sequence:
- the LOC123406367 gene encoding probable disease resistance protein At1g61300 isoform X2: MAIEAPALGPLLANTVNTVITPFYTLFSTNATYCFTAHTNVRNHRTETETLKGNLLRVKQRIVDSEMNGLIPTDEAEEWVPRAEQAISEEAANRESFVQRCRIFGCSLNCWGNYKTSKKAAEKVDAVRKYISSTPLPENVTRTPPPPRVVDLSTHPAQLLPSRERTLQHALGCIKEEDAVRVIGIWGPRGVGKTHLLTKINNSFLEHCPFDIVVLIKASRECTVQKVQAQIINRFGITQNVNVTAQIHELLKKRNFLVLVDDLCEKMDLSAAGIPHPLGVVDQKKRKVLIISPSQSICDLMGVDKYIQVLGLEEEEAHQLFEQSFGEENLYTDPHVGVLAKDLVRELIGRPSELIHFGKMMRRSRNARQWEDVIDALKTSNLRKDNPLCMAERIVGSLEGSTKDLIARKNDVCQKIKNAEREGKKSTNEVDRWLEKVAEIIDSVHVISVDSKLKKDVTMEGSEKLREVQECLSSCPGSVAIESMPPPVQEMPGPSMSAENRNLKDALQYIKDDPKVGMIGIWGPGGVGKTHLLKNINNSFGDGMTFDFVLFVTASRGCSVEKVQSQIIERLKLPNTGPKSRNIYEYMKTKSFLVLLDDLWDGIDLQDAGIPYPLGNVNRLNRKVVLTTRLREVCGQMKVKKELKVAYLQEHEAWHLFEENIGAETLSSPHIEALARELMKELKGLPLALITIGKAMYQKDVYQWETAIQYMKQSCCADDKDPIELGMETNVFTQLKFSYDNLRNKTLRDCFLTCALWPEDENIRKVDLAQCWMGLGLVNGPDIESSFRKSYSLIAELTAACLLEGSDVRPGSSLENSYGSVKAHDVIRDMALWISCDCGEKNDKWIVAAPGGRDKKVIILSNKAECISLSFNRIPIRFNIDPLKLRILCLRNNELDESIIVEAIKNFKSLTYLDLSGNNLKRIPEELCSLVNLEYLDLSENQFGETQEVPYSFGKLINLKFLYLTSGSGYVSIPAGVISSLKALQVIDLRSLLRKCSLFLFRELGTLTQLKALGILRTLYELDINEERYFLEQDINEEGIDTREITIEHVTGTGQPNNRFGALNNLRLTMTRSLRDIKWMGATPAFIFPRLTYLELFMCQHLLHLSWVMYLPRLEQLHIVSCDGMVQPFMRCHGDKLCDGSAEDKTKTFPRLKLLFLIYNESLESIGDKGMEFPSLERLELEGSLALKRLPFQPDSLPPKLKELRFDDARCWERLECQEGVKTILQPYIKFGRRYQG, from the exons ATGGCAATTGAGGCGCCGGCGCTTGGTCCTTTGCTCGCAAATACTGTCAACACGGTCATAACTCCATTCTATACACTCTTCTCCACAAATGCCACATACTGCTTCACCGCTCACACAAACGTGAGGAATCACAGGACCGAAACCGAGACTTTGAAAGGCAACTTACTTCGCGTCAAACAGAGAATTGTAGATAGCGAAATGAATGGCTTGATACCGACAGATGAAGCAGAGGAGTGGGTGCCAAGGGCGGAGCAAGCCATATCTGAAGAAGCAGCAAACCGCGAGTCTTTTGTTCAGAGGTGCAGAATCTTTGGGTGCTCTCTGAATTGCTGGGGAAACTATAAAACCAGCAAAAAAGCGGCTGAGAAGGTGGATGCTGTGAGAAAATATATCAGTAGCACACCGCTGCCAGAGAATGTCACACGCACACCACCTCCACCTCGTGTCGTAGATTTGTCCACCCACCCTGCTCAACTTCTGCCAAGCAGAGAGCGTACCCTCCAGCATGCTCTCGGGTGCATTAAGGAGGAGGATGCAGTGAGAGTGATTGGAATATGGGGTCCACGTGGAGTTGGGAAAACACATCTTCTCACAAAGATAAACAATTCATTTCTTGAACATTGTCCCTTTGATATTGTTGTCCTTATCAAGGCCTCGAGAGAATGCACGGTGCAAAAGGTTCAAGCTCAGATCATAAACAGGTTCGGTATAACCCAGAATGTTAATGTGACAGCTCAAATACATGAACTGCTCAAGAAACGAAATTTTCTGGTGTTGGTGGATGACCTTTGTGAGAAGATGGACCTTTCAGCAGCTGGCATTCCACACCCTCTTGGAgttgtggaccaaaagaagagGAAGGTGCTAATCATTTCACCATCACAATCCATATGTGATCTGATGGGAGTGGATAAATATATACAAGTTCttggtttggaggaggaggaggcacaccAGCTATTTGAACAAAGTTTTGGTGAGGAGAATCTTTATACTGATCCCCACGTCGGGGTACTTGCTAAGGATCTCGTAAGAGAACTAATTGGCCGACCATCAGAGCTGATACATTTCGGGAAGATGATGCGAAGAAGCAGAAATGCAAGGCAGTGGGAAGATGTCATTGATGCATTAAAGACATCAAACCTTCGAAAGGACAACCCGTTATGTATG GCGGAAAGAATTGTGGGAAGTCTCGAGGGTTCCACCAAAGACTTGATCGCGAGAAAAAACGATGTATGTCAGAAGATTAAGAATGCTGAGCGAGAAGGCAAGAAATCAACAAATGAGGTGGACAGATGGCTGGAAAAAGTGGCCGAAATCATTGATTCTGTTCATGTAATCTCTGTGGACAGCAAGTTGAAGAAGGATGTTACCATGGAGGGATCTGAGAAGCTTCGTGAGGTTCAAGAATGTCTCAGCAGTTGTCCCGGTAGTGTTGCAATTGAGTCAATGCCACCTCCTGTGCAAGAGATGCCTGGTCCATCTATGTCAGCTGAGAACCGTAACCTTAAAGATGCTCTCCAGTACATTAAGGATGATCCCAAAGTGGGAATGATTGGAATTTGGGGTCCAGGTGGAGTCGGGAAAACACATCTTCTCAAAAACATTAATAActcatttggagatggtatgacctTTGATTTTGTTCTCTTTGTAACTGCCTCCAGAGGGTGCTCAGTGGAAAAGGTCCAATCACAAATCATAGAAAGGCTCAAACTGCCAAATACTGGTCCTAAAAGTCGTAACATATATGAGTACATGAAGACGAAAAGCTTTCTTGTACTATTAGATGACCTATGGGATGGAATTGATCTACAAGATGCTGGAATACCATATCCCCTTGGAAATGTAAACAGGCTCAATAGAAAAGTGGTGCTAACGACAAGATTAAGAGAAGTTTGTGGTCAAATGAAGGTGAAGAAAGAGCTAAAAGTCGCATATCTGCAGGAGCATGAGGCATGGCATCTATTTGAAGAAAATATTGGTGCCGAAACTCTTTCTAGtccccatattgaagctcttgcTAGAGAACTTATGAAGGAACTGAAAGGCTTGCCATTAGCTTTGATAACAATTGGAAAGGCAATGTATCAGAAAGATGTGTATCAGTGGGAAACTGCCATCCAATATATGAAACAATCATGCTGCGCCGACGACAAAGACCCAATAGAACTGGGTATGGAAACTAATGTTTTCACGCAGCTGAAGTTTAGTTATGACAATTTAAGAAACAAGACCTTGAGAGATTGTTTTTTGACTTGTGCACTATGGCCAGAGGATGAGAATATTCGCAAAGTTGACCTTGCTCAATGCTGGATGGGCTTAGGTCTAGTGAATGGGCCGGACATAGAATCTTCCTTcagaaaatcatatagtttgataGCTGAACTTACAGCTGCATGTTTGCTAGAGGGCAGCGATGTTCGCCCAGGATCTTCCTTGGAAAATTCATATGGTTCTGTTAAAGCGCATGATGTGATTCGTGATATGGCTTTATGGATTTCTTGTGACTGCGGTGAGAAGAATGACAAATGGATTGTGGCGGCACCAGGTGGCAGAGACAAAAAGGTTATTATCCTTTCGAACAAAGCTGAGTGCATCTCCTTGAGTTTCAACAGAATTCCTATCAGGTTCAATATTGATCCACTAAAACTGAGGATCTTGTGCCTTCGGAACAACGAATTGGATGAAAGCATAATTGTTGAAGCAATTAAGAATTTCAAGTCACTGACGTATCTGGATTTGAGCGGAAACAACCTAAAGAGGATACCGGAAGAATTATGTTCCTTGGTAAACCTGGAATACCTTGATTTGTCAGAAAACCAATTTGGGGAAACTCAAGAAGTGCCTTACTCCTTTGGAAAGCTCATCAACCTCAAGTTCTTGTACCTAACGTCTGGTAGTGGTTACGTGAGTATACCAGCTGGGGTCATTTCTAGCCTTAAAGCATTGCAAGTAATAGACTTGAGGAGTCTCTTGAGGAAATGTAGCCTATTCCTATTCCGAGAGCTGGGCACCCTAACTCAGTTGAAAGCGCTTGGTATTCTG AGGACCTTGTATGAACTCGATATCAATGAAGAAAGGTATTTTCTTGAACAAGATATCAATGAAGAAGGAATCGACACTCGAGAAATAACAATAGAACATGTTACGGGAACGGGACAACCAAACAACCGTTTTGGTGCTCTCAACAACCTCCGCTTAACTATGACGAGATCCTTGAGGGACATAAAGTGGATGGGAGCAACTCCAGCATTTATATTCCCAAGGCTCACTTATTTGGAATTATTTATGTGCCAACATCTATTGCACCTCTCTTGGGTCATGTATTTGCCTCGCCTTGAACAACTTCATATAGTTTCCTGTGATGGTATGGTGCAACCATTCATGAGGTGCCACGGTGACAAATTGTGCGATGGGTCAGCAGAGGACAAGACAAAAACATTTCCTCGCCTCAAGCTTCTCTTTCTTATTTACAACGAATCGTTGGAAAGTATTGGGGACAAGGGTATGGAATTCCCATCCCTAGAGCGACTTGAGCTTGAAGGTAGTCTGGCATTGAAGAGGCTTCCTTTCCAGCCGGACAGTTTGCCGCCAAAGCTCAAGGAGCTACGGTTTGATGATGCTCGATGCTGGGAGAGACTGGAATGCCAAGAAGGCGTCAAAACTATCCTACAACCCTATATTAAATTTGGCCGACGATATCAGGGttaa
- the LOC123406367 gene encoding probable disease resistance protein At1g61300 isoform X1, whose amino-acid sequence MAIEAPALGPLLANTVNTVITPFYTLFSTNATYCFTAHTNVRNHRTETETLKGNLLRVKQRIVDSEMNGLIPTDEAEEWVPRAEQAISEEAANRESFVQRCRIFGCSLNCWGNYKTSKKAAEKVDAVRKYISSTPLPENVTRTPPPPRVVDLSTHPAQLLPSRERTLQHALGCIKEEDAVRVIGIWGPRGVGKTHLLTKINNSFLEHCPFDIVVLIKASRECTVQKVQAQIINRFGITQNVNVTAQIHELLKKRNFLVLVDDLCEKMDLSAAGIPHPLGVVDQKKRKVLIISPSQSICDLMGVDKYIQVLGLEEEEAHQLFEQSFGEENLYTDPHVGVLAKDLVRELIGRPSELIHFGKMMRRSRNARQWEDVIDALKTSNLRKDNPLCMAERIVGSLEGSTKDLIARKNDVCQKIKNAEREGKKSTNEVDRWLEKVAEIIDSVHVISVDSKLKKDVTMEGSEKLREVQECLSSCPGSVAIESMPPPVQEMPGPSMSAENRNLKDALQYIKDDPKVGMIGIWGPGGVGKTHLLKNINNSFGDGMTFDFVLFVTASRGCSVEKVQSQIIERLKLPNTGPKSRNIYEYMKTKSFLVLLDDLWDGIDLQDAGIPYPLGNVNRLNRKVVLTTRLREVCGQMKVKKELKVAYLQEHEAWHLFEENIGAETLSSPHIEALARELMKELKGLPLALITIGKAMYQKDVYQWETAIQYMKQSCCADDKDPIELGMETNVFTQLKFSYDNLRNKTLRDCFLTCALWPEDENIRKVDLAQCWMGLGLVNGPDIESSFRKSYSLIAELTAACLLEGSDVRPGSSLENSYGSVKAHDVIRDMALWISCDCGEKNDKWIVAAPGGRDKKVIILSNKAECISLSFNRIPIRFNIDPLKLRILCLRNNELDESIIVEAIKNFKSLTYLDLSGNNLKRIPEELCSLVNLEYLDLSENQFGETQEVPYSFGKLINLKFLYLTSGSGYVSIPAGVISSLKALQVIDLRSLLRKCSLFLFRELGTLTQLKALGILVRDLAQIESLLGEEAANLPVRYLALNDVCVLTRILSTDFAQRTLYELDINEERYFLEQDINEEGIDTREITIEHVTGTGQPNNRFGALNNLRLTMTRSLRDIKWMGATPAFIFPRLTYLELFMCQHLLHLSWVMYLPRLEQLHIVSCDGMVQPFMRCHGDKLCDGSAEDKTKTFPRLKLLFLIYNESLESIGDKGMEFPSLERLELEGSLALKRLPFQPDSLPPKLKELRFDDARCWERLECQEGVKTILQPYIKFGRRYQG is encoded by the exons ATGGCAATTGAGGCGCCGGCGCTTGGTCCTTTGCTCGCAAATACTGTCAACACGGTCATAACTCCATTCTATACACTCTTCTCCACAAATGCCACATACTGCTTCACCGCTCACACAAACGTGAGGAATCACAGGACCGAAACCGAGACTTTGAAAGGCAACTTACTTCGCGTCAAACAGAGAATTGTAGATAGCGAAATGAATGGCTTGATACCGACAGATGAAGCAGAGGAGTGGGTGCCAAGGGCGGAGCAAGCCATATCTGAAGAAGCAGCAAACCGCGAGTCTTTTGTTCAGAGGTGCAGAATCTTTGGGTGCTCTCTGAATTGCTGGGGAAACTATAAAACCAGCAAAAAAGCGGCTGAGAAGGTGGATGCTGTGAGAAAATATATCAGTAGCACACCGCTGCCAGAGAATGTCACACGCACACCACCTCCACCTCGTGTCGTAGATTTGTCCACCCACCCTGCTCAACTTCTGCCAAGCAGAGAGCGTACCCTCCAGCATGCTCTCGGGTGCATTAAGGAGGAGGATGCAGTGAGAGTGATTGGAATATGGGGTCCACGTGGAGTTGGGAAAACACATCTTCTCACAAAGATAAACAATTCATTTCTTGAACATTGTCCCTTTGATATTGTTGTCCTTATCAAGGCCTCGAGAGAATGCACGGTGCAAAAGGTTCAAGCTCAGATCATAAACAGGTTCGGTATAACCCAGAATGTTAATGTGACAGCTCAAATACATGAACTGCTCAAGAAACGAAATTTTCTGGTGTTGGTGGATGACCTTTGTGAGAAGATGGACCTTTCAGCAGCTGGCATTCCACACCCTCTTGGAgttgtggaccaaaagaagagGAAGGTGCTAATCATTTCACCATCACAATCCATATGTGATCTGATGGGAGTGGATAAATATATACAAGTTCttggtttggaggaggaggaggcacaccAGCTATTTGAACAAAGTTTTGGTGAGGAGAATCTTTATACTGATCCCCACGTCGGGGTACTTGCTAAGGATCTCGTAAGAGAACTAATTGGCCGACCATCAGAGCTGATACATTTCGGGAAGATGATGCGAAGAAGCAGAAATGCAAGGCAGTGGGAAGATGTCATTGATGCATTAAAGACATCAAACCTTCGAAAGGACAACCCGTTATGTATG GCGGAAAGAATTGTGGGAAGTCTCGAGGGTTCCACCAAAGACTTGATCGCGAGAAAAAACGATGTATGTCAGAAGATTAAGAATGCTGAGCGAGAAGGCAAGAAATCAACAAATGAGGTGGACAGATGGCTGGAAAAAGTGGCCGAAATCATTGATTCTGTTCATGTAATCTCTGTGGACAGCAAGTTGAAGAAGGATGTTACCATGGAGGGATCTGAGAAGCTTCGTGAGGTTCAAGAATGTCTCAGCAGTTGTCCCGGTAGTGTTGCAATTGAGTCAATGCCACCTCCTGTGCAAGAGATGCCTGGTCCATCTATGTCAGCTGAGAACCGTAACCTTAAAGATGCTCTCCAGTACATTAAGGATGATCCCAAAGTGGGAATGATTGGAATTTGGGGTCCAGGTGGAGTCGGGAAAACACATCTTCTCAAAAACATTAATAActcatttggagatggtatgacctTTGATTTTGTTCTCTTTGTAACTGCCTCCAGAGGGTGCTCAGTGGAAAAGGTCCAATCACAAATCATAGAAAGGCTCAAACTGCCAAATACTGGTCCTAAAAGTCGTAACATATATGAGTACATGAAGACGAAAAGCTTTCTTGTACTATTAGATGACCTATGGGATGGAATTGATCTACAAGATGCTGGAATACCATATCCCCTTGGAAATGTAAACAGGCTCAATAGAAAAGTGGTGCTAACGACAAGATTAAGAGAAGTTTGTGGTCAAATGAAGGTGAAGAAAGAGCTAAAAGTCGCATATCTGCAGGAGCATGAGGCATGGCATCTATTTGAAGAAAATATTGGTGCCGAAACTCTTTCTAGtccccatattgaagctcttgcTAGAGAACTTATGAAGGAACTGAAAGGCTTGCCATTAGCTTTGATAACAATTGGAAAGGCAATGTATCAGAAAGATGTGTATCAGTGGGAAACTGCCATCCAATATATGAAACAATCATGCTGCGCCGACGACAAAGACCCAATAGAACTGGGTATGGAAACTAATGTTTTCACGCAGCTGAAGTTTAGTTATGACAATTTAAGAAACAAGACCTTGAGAGATTGTTTTTTGACTTGTGCACTATGGCCAGAGGATGAGAATATTCGCAAAGTTGACCTTGCTCAATGCTGGATGGGCTTAGGTCTAGTGAATGGGCCGGACATAGAATCTTCCTTcagaaaatcatatagtttgataGCTGAACTTACAGCTGCATGTTTGCTAGAGGGCAGCGATGTTCGCCCAGGATCTTCCTTGGAAAATTCATATGGTTCTGTTAAAGCGCATGATGTGATTCGTGATATGGCTTTATGGATTTCTTGTGACTGCGGTGAGAAGAATGACAAATGGATTGTGGCGGCACCAGGTGGCAGAGACAAAAAGGTTATTATCCTTTCGAACAAAGCTGAGTGCATCTCCTTGAGTTTCAACAGAATTCCTATCAGGTTCAATATTGATCCACTAAAACTGAGGATCTTGTGCCTTCGGAACAACGAATTGGATGAAAGCATAATTGTTGAAGCAATTAAGAATTTCAAGTCACTGACGTATCTGGATTTGAGCGGAAACAACCTAAAGAGGATACCGGAAGAATTATGTTCCTTGGTAAACCTGGAATACCTTGATTTGTCAGAAAACCAATTTGGGGAAACTCAAGAAGTGCCTTACTCCTTTGGAAAGCTCATCAACCTCAAGTTCTTGTACCTAACGTCTGGTAGTGGTTACGTGAGTATACCAGCTGGGGTCATTTCTAGCCTTAAAGCATTGCAAGTAATAGACTTGAGGAGTCTCTTGAGGAAATGTAGCCTATTCCTATTCCGAGAGCTGGGCACCCTAACTCAGTTGAAAGCGCTTGGTATTCTGGTAAGAGATTTAGCTCAGATTGAGTCACTACTTGGAGAAGAAGCGGCAAACCTCCCTGTTAGATATTTGGCTCTGAATGACGTTTGTGTACTCACTCGTATTTTATCAACTGACTTTGCACAGAGGACCTTGTATGAACTCGATATCAATGAAGAAAGGTATTTTCTTGAACAAGATATCAATGAAGAAGGAATCGACACTCGAGAAATAACAATAGAACATGTTACGGGAACGGGACAACCAAACAACCGTTTTGGTGCTCTCAACAACCTCCGCTTAACTATGACGAGATCCTTGAGGGACATAAAGTGGATGGGAGCAACTCCAGCATTTATATTCCCAAGGCTCACTTATTTGGAATTATTTATGTGCCAACATCTATTGCACCTCTCTTGGGTCATGTATTTGCCTCGCCTTGAACAACTTCATATAGTTTCCTGTGATGGTATGGTGCAACCATTCATGAGGTGCCACGGTGACAAATTGTGCGATGGGTCAGCAGAGGACAAGACAAAAACATTTCCTCGCCTCAAGCTTCTCTTTCTTATTTACAACGAATCGTTGGAAAGTATTGGGGACAAGGGTATGGAATTCCCATCCCTAGAGCGACTTGAGCTTGAAGGTAGTCTGGCATTGAAGAGGCTTCCTTTCCAGCCGGACAGTTTGCCGCCAAAGCTCAAGGAGCTACGGTTTGATGATGCTCGATGCTGGGAGAGACTGGAATGCCAAGAAGGCGTCAAAACTATCCTACAACCCTATATTAAATTTGGCCGACGATATCAGGGttaa